From one Mya arenaria isolate MELC-2E11 chromosome 4, ASM2691426v1 genomic stretch:
- the LOC128231094 gene encoding arginine/serine-rich coiled-coil protein 2-like, producing the protein MTGSSSAKLPRLIPGPLVNSPIDGGGPDTAEERNRKRKKEKPDRKEKTDRKEKPDRKDDKLHDDRTRRNWLEQQVCFAEDRGRNVEEEKSAGKLDIERREEAKMAKMEAHFRRKRAEVVKAGGGSGKSYAPLAVDSLTVLQPRRNNSSRSRERLASWMPPTDLNALVVNRELLATARAELERLNRQHDAPQRQNQTRYPAHADGVSPWDQTNNSTCQASRRHRVRPWWLLPKAVDNASGNI; encoded by the exons ATGACGGGATCGTCAAGCGCTAAGCTACCAAGACTTATTCCCGGGCCGCTCGTTAACAGCCCCATAGACG GCGGCGGCCCGGATACCGCAGAGGAACGAAACAGGAAGCGAAAGAAGGAAAAACCAGACCGCAAAGAGAAGACAGACCGGAAGGAGAAACCAGACCGAAAGGATGACAAGCTGCACGACGATCGGACCCGGCGGAACTGGCTGGAGCAACAAG TTTGCTTTGCAGAAGACCGGGGCCGGAATGTTGAAGAGGAGAAGAGCGCGGGGAAGCTGGACATTGAGCGGCGGGAGGAGGCCAAGATGGCGAAGATGGAGGCCCACTTCCG GCGGAAGCGAGCAGAAGTTGTAAAGGCTGGTGGCGGATCCGGCAAGAGTTACGCACCCCTGGCCGTGGACAGTCTCACGGTGCTCCAGCCGCGGCGCAACAACTCTTCAAGGTCACGGGAGAGGCTCGCCTCGTGGATGCCTCCCACAGACTTAAACG CACTTGTGGTGAACAGAGAGCTGCTGGCGACCGCCAGGGCGGAGCTGGAACGCCTCAACAGGCAACATGACGCGCCGCAGCGCCAAAATCAGACACG GTACCCGGCGCACGCTGACGGCGTGTCCCCCTGGGACCAAACAAACAACAGTACGTGCCAGGCGAGCAGACGACATCGCGTCCGTCCCTGGTGGCTCCTCCCAAAAGCAGTCGACAACGCATCGGggaatatataa